TGTTGTTTGATATTTGACATAGATACAACCCATTCAACTCCCTCGACTTCGAAGTAAGGGTCTTTCTCTACCGTATTGTTGGATAACTAGCTTCAATGACTAGAAACCACAGAAATCTGGTTGTTAAGAACAACACCAGATTGCGTCAAACCATTCAAGATTATTTTAGACTGATTTACACAGGTGGAAGCCATCACCCGATTTTCAAGGGATTTAATTGTCGATGGAGATATACGGCATCAAAGGAGCATGTGTCTTGGATTTTCGATGTCTAAAACATAGCCATGATGCACAGCGACCACACCTAAGCTCCATTCCGAGGCACGAAGGGTTCAAGCTGTAAATACgaaaaattccaaagaCTAAACAATTTTTTGAGGCGATTTTTGATTAACAGAGATTGTTACAATGAATAGAATCTGTAAAGCGTCACCTCGAAAGTTCTCTATTATAGTATTCCTGCAATAGACCCCTTACTAGGGTGGAAAGCTGCCCATTTTTAACGCAATCAACGTAGAGGCGAATTTAGTAAGGTACCATGGCCAATATTTGAATCCCGAAGACGCCCAACTATAATTGTAGGTTTCCTTGAATTGTTAGAAAGGTTGAAAATTTATAATGAACTTTAGTGATTGGGTGCGAATATTTTATTTTCACAAGACAGCGAAGTTACGTACGAATTTTTCAGGCACCAGGGCCAAAATAATTGGGAGAGCTTCTCCGACCTTGGAAAAGTATAGAGATATACAAAACAGACATCTGGGACCTGCCTCCACTTACAGCGGATCTATCGTATAATAAGAAAATCAACGCAATAATCATTTCCGTAATTTTAGGTTTTTTAGAAGATGACTGGatggacttgaacaacttgaaacTTTTGTACAACTTAAAGAGGAAAGACGGCCCTAGATAGGAAATATTTTAATGTAAGATTCGGATACAGACAAAAAAAGGTACTTGATAATCACTAGCGGGTTGTTCTCTACCATTGTCCCTCAGCTAAATGTTAGTAGCATACTATTGTTAACACTAACAAAGACAAGGGGGAAACTTACACCTGTTTTATCTGAATTAGCATTGTATTAGTTGGGATTAGTTAGAAAATTATGCTCCCCTGGGGGAAAAAATACCTATGGAAATCCGGATCCTCGGAACTGTCAGAAAGTGAGGTTACGAGCCCCTCGCAGTGTAAAAAATATCGGgaagaaaggaaaaatTAAAACATTAAAATAAGACAGGTgtacgaagaagagaggGACAGGTTCAATTACCATATTATTGTTTGGATCGTTTGTCGACAATACCATGGTGATTGTTTGTATTTACCTGTGGGTTTGACGTAGTCGAGTGTGTGGGATTGTTTCGTCAAGGAAAATACGGTGCCTTTTTAAGGCACCACCatgttgattttgatttcacaTTAGATCACCATGCCACCACAGGTTGTCTGTTTAGACGTATGTAGGTTTCCATTCCACCACTGCCTGATTGGGGGACAGTCTCCGTCCTGATTTAATAAACCTAAATGACGCACTACGTCAGCATTATTTTTTTGTCCTGGTATCCCAATAGAGTTGGAGCGGAATCAGCTTAGCCAAATGTCCCCTCGTTAACTGTAGAAGTGCCAATTTAAAGCCGCTGTGGACAAGACTCATAGGGAGCAAGTCATCGCGCAACCTTGAACAATGTCCCACGACCCTAGATGATGCGCAGTACTTGGTTTCGCCGCTATCACTGGCAGCCCACCATTGGCTGTTCCAAAAAATAGCGAGCCGCATCTTCCCAATTGGACTGGGATCTTGTGTGGTATGCTTGTGTGCAGACCATACAATAGCCCTTGACCATACTTGATCGGAGAATCAAGATGTAGCTCCCAAATAATAGAGTGGCTGAGAAGGCGGACTGAATGCAAAAATGCTACATGGCCGGTAGGCATGTGACAATGTTTTGCAACTCATTAGTCTCGAATAGCTGCCGCAGGTTGGGGTCGCTGTGGTAATGCTACGGGCCGAGTTGTTCACAAAGTGTATGTCACGTGACCGACCATTCTCGAGTACCGCACTCCCATATCCGGCTGCATCTATGTCATATGCTTGCACATTCCGGTGAGAAAAATATTCTCCTGTTGCGTAAATAATTATCTTGATCTATGCACATCCTGCTATCAAATGAATGTAGAGCTCCTTCAAATTTCACTTTGGGTGCGATATTATTACTGCTTGAGGCATCCAATATGTACCTGGTGCTGGTAGCAGGGGGACGTGAAGTCCGAACCAACAGCTGTTTGCCTCTCCTAGTTCAGCTGTATTTTCAGCAAGCCGTTGAAAAGCCATTGAGAGCGAGTTAGGACACATAACGGCTCCAAAAACGTAGTTAAATTTCCAGGAACCGTaactgctgctgaagttgttgtgttgttgttggctgGCGTTAGACGAACAGCCCCCACAACACAACCAGAAAATAAATGCAAAAAATCAAATCAAAATTCAGATTAGGGAAACCTACAGCAAGCAGCATCGGCGATGGAAAAATACAGCTGGACATGTCCATCTGAGTGGTGAAATTGTCGTGTCGCCATGTCCATTGACGGGGCAAATCTCCCTTTTTGTCTGGTGTCCGCAGACGGCTGCAACATCGAACACTGCATCTCTATTCTTGTGCATCACATCTTCTGTTCCATCTTCCCCTGAAACCAGgacattttcttgattgtCAGAACAATGATGAATCTCCGGTCAGATCCTAAAGTGACACTAGTCGAGATGACGACAATAGCACCGTTCCTGCTGCCATTGTTATCCAGGCACATGGCGTGCGTGCATTTTTCGAAATAATAGAAGTGAGTACAGAAGGAACAAACGACCGTGGACACTGTAGTGAAAATAGTAATGAATTAATGGATACAGCAATGACGATAGCAAGGCTACATGAAAATAGTAAAATGGTAAAATAGTAATGAAAATATAAATGAAATAAGTAAACCAGtaaaaaggaaagaaaatgGGAACGAAAATGGTAAAATTGTGATACTAACCAAAACAGTAAAAATGTATCGAGAAATAGTATTGAAAAGCAAAAGACGAAAAGtcaaagaatgaaaaagtgaaaaatccttATGAATACAGCAAAACGTAAATAAAGATATAATAACTCGAGAAAGCTTGTAATCTTGGTATCTCGTTTCCATCTACATCACATCTTTTGTAAGAAAATGGAGTACTTGCATATGGAATCTGTTTATTTAGTATATACTGTTAAAACCCCCAGCTATGTCTCTAAAGATCCTCACCCAAACTGTCGATACTGACTATTTCACCTGGCTTGAAAGGTGGCATTCCCAAATATGGACATCCATCACATCTGAAGGCATCACCCAATGCACATGACCCACAGCCACCAGTCTTACCTTCAACAGTAAAGTCGATTTCAGCCAAGTCTTCGTCCTTGAACTTCACGGGTTGTCTCTTCAACCTTTCCTCGATCTTGATGGCTTCAAGAGTAGCTGACTGCGCCATCTTGCCCAATATAGAATCCTGTAACGATCTCTGTTGTGCctcttcctgttcttcGATTTCCTTCAATCCACAGGTACAGTCTTTGCATgcctttcttcttttcttgcCGTTGGGAATCTCACAGCTCTTGGGTATTATCAAACGCGATCTCAAGTCTAGTTGGTTTGAATCTTTGATTaagtcgtcttcgttgattATGTCGtcgttttcatcttcttcgttttcacTATCCGAGTCGCTGAAATACGTCAACTTCGCAGCATCCAACTTGCGCTTCATCACGTTGGCCTCGtctgtttcttcgtctgtATTGGCAGCAGAAGAATCAGTTAAACCAATAGGGCTGCTgctgttattgttgttgttgctaTTACTCTCACTAAGTGGAGATGTTAcagacaacttcttgaacaatggCAACGCCGTGGTTCCACTGGATGCTGAAACGGACGCATCAgtcttctttccttttcttctaaGAGGAATGGACACGGATTCGATCGGCTTAGGCTTAATCCAGCACTGGTCGTTAGTATCACTAACAATAAAGCCGGTCATCAAGACATCTAGAGCCTGATCTGTAGGTAAATCTCCACTAAATTCACCTTCATCTATCAAAGTTTCGTACAccaacttcatcaacagcGCTGGGATACTTCTGTTGTGGACATTAGGGTTTATGTATATGATCTTGTCGTAGGTATTTCTGGTCAACTCTACTTCTCCTCGCGTGACTCTGTCTATGATATGCTGTTCTACGTGTGCGTCGCCAACAGACTTCCGTATGTCAGCTTTAACGTTTTCGACCAAGTGTTGGTCGGTCACGACCGTAGGATGCAAAAGAAGGAGAATATTTGCCATTTTTGCTGACTTTTCTAATATGAACACGAACTTTAAAGTGAAAAGTATTTATCTAGTTGATTATTAATGATTGCGCAAGGTAACAAAGTCAAGGGAGAACACAAAGAGCACTTTCCAAACTTCTGACAAACGTAAACCTCCTATATGATACCGTCTCTATAATTTCTAGAGAAATTTCCAAACCTGAACAGAATAAACTGAGCCCTTACTgaagcaaaagaaatgTTCAGCATCTGAAGAATTTCTCAGTTTTATAAgcaattcttctacagtcAGCCAAcacttttttcttcttggtctGCGGGAACATCACGTGCTCTGCCCTTATATGGATATCTTTTCCTTAGTAAGTGCGGTAGGCCCACGACTGGATGATTCACCCAATGCTGGCCCGGTATTTGGTCAGCGGTGACTCAGCTGAGCGCCGGAAGCGGCCGTTTTTATGGTTTACTCAAAAACTAAAATCTGGGGTAAAACCGAGAGCAATCGATTGGGTGCTTATGGACAGAATGAAGGACTGCTACGTTTGCTGAATTGTTCGTGAGATCAGCGTGTTGTTATTCAGCTATTTGTCTTTTGCTCTGTATATTCTTCTCTCGttatctcttcttctctcattatctcttcttttctcttaTTACTGTGCTCTAAAACATAAATCACACTCTTCTACATACAAATATCTCTCTCATAACGAGCTTCTCTTAGAATTACTCGTTATCTGTGTTAACTTTCTCGGTCTCAATCTCATCtgcttcatttcttctccaacttcgATGGATATGTGACCGGGCCATCTTCGACAACTTGATACTCTCTTTCACGGTATGTTTCTCTTTAAACACAACCTCGATTTCCTCTAAGGTCAAAGCACAAGtttcaacgaagaaaaagtagatGATGGCAAACTGGAAAGCATCCCAAAAGACAAAAAACACATAGTACCAATACTTGATATTCTGCATGGCCACCGGCGCCGAATACAAGTTGACAAACGAGGCGACGTTACTTATGAAAAAGTACAAAGCCATTCCTCTGCCTCTCATGTCATTGGACATTACTTCGGCCGGGTAAATGGGCTGCAATGGAGTGAATgcaaaggaaaagaagattgtcATGAACAAATACATAAAGGCAATGCCGGCAGATGCGGCTGTATGGTTGTTTGCATCTGCTTGGAAAGCTCTAACAGCTGCGGCCAACCCTGCAAAACAAATAACAAACCCAGCATTGGCATACAAGAGAACCCATCTTCTAGGTAGACGGTCAATAAGCAAACCTCCACATGTTGCAAAAATATAGCAGAGAATTGAGTTGATGCCTGTCAAGAGCAATCTTGTTGTGGCATTTTTAATTCCTAAAGTTAAGAACAAGGTAGTCATATAGTATGTGATCACCTGGTTGCCACTGAATTGGTTGAACCAAGACCAGGCCACAACTAATGCTGTTCTCTTGCGATTGGAAGTGGTACGGAAAAAATTACTATAGTTAAGGTAATCCTTTGGTTTCAAGAACCCATTTGTTCGAAACGacaactccaactcttccatCTCTGCAGCAACAATCGGATGCGAAACATCACCATTAGCATGGTACTTTATAATGAAGTCCCTCGCTGTTtcgatcttgttcttgCCATAATAGTATCTGGGAGAGTCTCCAAATCCCAATAGAGCACTCAGACAGATAAGAACAAGAGCCATACCAGGACAGAGGATCTGTAGCCACAAGCCAATTTTGAAAGTTTGGGGACCTTCGAAGTTTTTACTTGTGCCGTACATTGTCCATGTAGCAATGATACTTCCAATGTAGTAGAATGTATTGAAACAGCCCACCAACCATCTCATATCATATGGAACAGACTCTGTCAATAGAATTGCAGCTGTACAATTAGCAattgtggagaagaaacttAGAAGAAATCTCCCACCGATATAAGCACTATGATTATGGGTAGAGCTTACAACTATTGAGCCCACAATAGTCCCAACCAAGCCAATGATTATAGTTAGCACTCTGCCGATATAATCACCCAACCAAATGAAGATTGTGGCACAAATAGCACCAGCTGGAAAAATCAGGAACACCAAACCAGTATCGCTGGCCGAGTTGCTGAGATTGAAGTACGTTCTGTAAGCTGGAAGTGTTTCTATAGCAGTTTGCAAACTTCCGTCATAGCCATTCATGGTTGAGCAAAGATATAAACCAGCACATATCGTATACAACAACCATCTACACCGTGCAAAGGATTGAACCGGGTGGTGTTTAAGTATCTGCTTGATTGAAACGTCAGGATTGACGAGTAATTCGTTTTTTGCAATGGTATACTTTGATTTCTCACCGATGTCCACTGTATTGATCCCGTTTCTCTCGTTATCATTGCTATTTATAATACAAATTTTGTTATCGTCAGCACCATTGCTCATATTAATATTGCTAGAAGGGTCGTAAATTTCGGTTATTTCGAAACTATCGTCATTTATATTGTGATCGTGGCCCTGCTCCAGATGTCTGGATTCTTGCTCTTTGAATTCAGACGAGGT
This Scheffersomyces stipitis CBS 6054 chromosome 3, complete sequence DNA region includes the following protein-coding sequences:
- a CDS encoding predicted protein, with translation MANILLLLHPTVVTDQHLVENVKADIRKSVGDAHVEQHIIDRVTRGEVELTRNTYDKIIYINPNVHNRSIPASLMKLVYETLIDEGEFSGDLPTDQALDVLMTGFIVSDTNDQCWIKPKPIESVSIPLRRKGKKTDASVSASSGTTALPLFKKLSSNSNNNNNSSSPIGLTDSSAANTDEETDEANVMKRKLDAAKLTYFSDSDSENEEDENDDIINEDDLIKDSNQLDLRSRLIIPKSCEIPNGKKRRKACKDCTCGLKEIEEQEEAQQRSLQDSILGKMAQSATLEAIKIEERLKRQPVKFKDEDLAEIDFTVEGKTGGCGSCALGDAFRCDGCPYLGMPPFKPGEIVSIDSLGEDL
- the LAC3 gene encoding putative lactose permease (go_component integral to membrane~go_function transporter activity~go_process transport) — translated: LYTICAGLYLCSTMNGYDGSLQTAIETLPAYRTYFNLSNSASDTGLVFSIFPAGAICATIFIWLGDYIGRVLTIIIGLVGTIVGSIVVSSTHNHSAYIGGRFLLSFFSTIANCTAAILLTESVPYDMRWLVGCFNTFYYIGSIIATWTMYGTSKNFEGPQTFKIGLWLQILCPGMALVLICSSALLGFGDSPRYYYGKNKIETARDFIIKYHANGDVSHPIVAAEMEELELSFRTNGFLKPKDYLNYSNFFRTTSNRKRTALVVAWSWFNQFSGNQVITYYMTTLFLTLGIKNATTRLLLTGINSILCYIFATCGGLLIDRLPRRWVLLYANAGFVICFAGLAAAVRAFQADANNHTAASAGIAFMYLFMTIFFSFAFTPLQPIYPAEVMSNDMRGRGMALYFFISNVASFVNLYSAPVAMQNIKYWYYVFFVFWDAFQFAIIYFFFVETCALTLEEIEVVFKEKHTVKESIKFNKRKEEIMREEEITREEYTEQKTNS